A part of Marinobacter psychrophilus genomic DNA contains:
- a CDS encoding monovalent cation:proton antiporter-2 (CPA2) family protein encodes MTAYFIQAFIYLLAAVIAVPLAKRCGLGSVLGYLIAGVVIGPVTGLVGQETSTIQHFAEFGVVMMLFLIGMEIDPKTLWAMRVRLLGLGGLQVTLTAAAGMAGAWWLGLQWQTALAVGLIFALSSTAIVLQTLDEKGLSKTEGGRNTFSVLLFQDIAVIPMLALIPLLALPGLKGNSSSGSIQDAGLSLVAGLPGWAHALVVVGAVAAVIVGGYYLSRPLFRYVVKSGLREVFTATALMLVIGIAALMSVVNLSPALGAFLAGVVLANSEFRHELEANIEPFKGLLLGLFFITVGAGINFEVLLAEWGTIVSLGAAVIAVKALILFALAKMFGIHSSNGWLFTLGLAQAGEFGFVLLTYSVQSDVIPLEISQILSLVVALSMFLTPLLFIIYDRIVLPRYQRTKNDDRDADTIDEQAPVIVAGVGRFGQIVCRLLRANSVPIVVLDHEFEQIENVRRINIKSFFGDASRPDLLEKAGIEQARLLIVAIDDRDRAVAMVKHVKKFFPGVWVLARAFDRGHRYQLLEAGADNVMSETYHSALELGGYALTAMGVHPMRAKQMTWAFVENERAHDAELFEAWKEIEEGINFSPRYGELFMKLEEALSTSMQGDWEAPKPEDVPVWTPPGED; translated from the coding sequence ATGACGGCCTATTTCATTCAGGCGTTTATTTACCTTTTGGCTGCGGTGATTGCAGTGCCTTTGGCAAAGCGCTGTGGTCTGGGCTCGGTACTTGGTTACCTGATTGCTGGCGTGGTGATCGGGCCGGTTACGGGTCTGGTGGGACAGGAAACCAGCACTATTCAGCATTTTGCGGAATTCGGTGTTGTCATGATGCTTTTTCTGATCGGTATGGAAATCGATCCGAAAACGCTGTGGGCCATGAGGGTTCGCTTATTGGGGCTCGGCGGTCTTCAGGTTACGTTGACGGCGGCCGCAGGTATGGCTGGGGCTTGGTGGCTTGGGCTTCAGTGGCAGACAGCCCTGGCCGTTGGCCTTATTTTCGCGTTGTCGTCTACGGCCATTGTGCTGCAAACCTTGGACGAGAAAGGGCTGTCGAAGACGGAAGGCGGCCGCAATACATTTTCTGTGTTGCTGTTTCAGGACATCGCTGTTATTCCCATGCTAGCCCTGATTCCGCTGTTGGCATTGCCAGGATTGAAAGGTAATTCTTCCTCTGGGTCCATCCAAGACGCGGGCCTGAGCCTGGTGGCTGGCCTTCCAGGCTGGGCTCATGCCCTTGTTGTTGTCGGCGCGGTGGCTGCCGTCATTGTTGGCGGCTACTATCTGAGCCGTCCGTTGTTTCGCTATGTGGTGAAGTCCGGGTTACGAGAGGTTTTCACCGCCACGGCGCTGATGTTGGTTATTGGTATTGCGGCACTCATGAGTGTTGTTAACCTCTCGCCCGCCTTGGGGGCTTTCCTGGCAGGTGTGGTTTTGGCCAACAGCGAGTTTCGCCACGAGCTGGAAGCCAACATCGAGCCGTTCAAAGGCCTGTTGCTGGGTCTGTTCTTTATTACCGTGGGTGCCGGAATCAACTTCGAGGTGTTGCTGGCCGAGTGGGGCACCATCGTTTCTTTGGGCGCGGCGGTTATTGCGGTCAAGGCGCTTATTCTATTTGCGCTTGCGAAGATGTTCGGGATTCACAGCAGCAACGGCTGGCTGTTTACTCTGGGGCTGGCGCAGGCAGGCGAGTTCGGTTTTGTGTTGCTCACCTACAGTGTGCAAAGCGATGTAATACCGCTAGAAATTTCCCAGATTCTTTCTCTGGTTGTTGCGCTGTCTATGTTCCTTACACCTCTGTTGTTTATCATTTACGACCGTATTGTGCTGCCGCGTTACCAACGCACAAAAAACGATGACAGGGATGCTGACACCATTGACGAGCAAGCCCCTGTTATCGTGGCTGGCGTGGGGCGGTTTGGTCAGATCGTCTGCCGTTTGTTGCGGGCTAACAGCGTTCCCATCGTCGTGCTCGACCATGAGTTCGAGCAGATTGAAAATGTTCGACGAATCAACATCAAGAGTTTTTTTGGGGATGCCAGTCGCCCCGATTTGCTGGAAAAGGCGGGTATTGAACAGGCACGTCTGTTGATTGTGGCGATTGATGATCGAGACCGCGCTGTGGCAATGGTGAAGCATGTGAAGAAGTTCTTCCCTGGTGTGTGGGTGCTGGCGCGTGCCTTTGATCGTGGCCACAGATATCAGCTTCTGGAGGCGGGTGCTGATAATGTGATGAGCGAAACCTATCACTCTGCTCTGGAATTGGGTGGCTATGCGCTTACGGCGATGGGCGTGCACCCCATGCGGGCAAAACAGATGACCTGGGCATTCGTTGAAAATGAGCGGGCTCACGACGCAGAGTTATTCGAAGCCTGGAAAGAAATCGAGGAAGGCATTAACTTCAGCCCCCGCTATGGCGAGCTGTTCATGAAGCTCGAAGAAGCGTTGAGCACTTCCATGCAGGGGGACTGGGAAGCACCAAAGCCTGAGGATGTTCCTGTATGGACGCCCCCGGGTGAGGACTAA